A window of Leptospira hartskeerlii contains these coding sequences:
- a CDS encoding family 2A encapsulin nanocompartment cargo protein cysteine desulfurase, protein MSTSDFFPELPGEFSNWRDSPPVDPNLIAEWSKKLFGSLPSGSNVDELVLSSSKIPNEMPMESQGIISQPESASIGNSAFSFLDEFRSFDSEAQNIQISDPFTFSPSLVPSVDISSGNFDLSYARKDFPILEEKVNGRNLVWLDNAATTHKPQAVIDRLSYFYKHENSNIHRGAHTLAARATDAYEAAREKVKGFLNSSSTEEIVFVRGATEAINLVAQTWGRQNIGKDDEILISWLEHHANIVPWQMLCSEKGAKLKVIPVDETGQIILSEYQRLLTPKTRIVAFTQVSNALGTVTPADTMIEMAHKQGAKVLLDGAQAVSHMPVDVQALDCDFYVFSGHKVFAPTGIGVLFGKKEILDQMTPWQGGGNMIQDVTFERTVYQPAPFRFEAGTGNIADAVGLGAAIDYLNKFGMVRIAEYEHSLLEYGTKELKKVPGLKMIGTAPDKAGVLSFVLDGFKTEDVGRYLAQEGIAVRSGHHCAQPILRRFGLESTVRPSLAFYNTCEDIDALIRALYDLKAGRTSGPL, encoded by the coding sequence ATGAGTACAAGTGATTTCTTTCCGGAATTGCCTGGAGAATTTTCGAATTGGAGGGATTCTCCTCCCGTGGATCCTAACTTGATCGCAGAATGGTCTAAGAAACTTTTTGGATCGTTGCCAAGTGGATCTAACGTAGACGAATTAGTTCTTTCTTCTTCCAAAATCCCAAACGAGATGCCTATGGAAAGCCAGGGAATTATTTCCCAGCCGGAATCCGCTTCTATCGGAAATTCTGCATTTTCCTTTTTGGATGAATTTAGATCTTTCGATTCCGAAGCACAGAATATCCAAATTTCTGATCCATTCACCTTCAGTCCAAGCCTGGTTCCTTCCGTAGACATTTCTTCCGGGAATTTTGATCTGAGCTACGCCAGAAAAGATTTTCCAATACTAGAAGAGAAGGTAAACGGAAGAAATTTAGTTTGGTTGGATAATGCAGCTACCACTCATAAACCTCAGGCTGTAATTGATAGACTTTCTTACTTTTACAAACACGAGAATTCCAATATTCATAGGGGAGCGCATACTCTAGCAGCAAGAGCGACTGACGCGTATGAAGCTGCAAGGGAGAAGGTGAAGGGTTTCTTAAATTCTTCTTCGACCGAGGAGATCGTATTTGTTAGAGGTGCTACGGAAGCGATCAATCTTGTCGCCCAAACCTGGGGAAGACAGAACATAGGAAAAGATGACGAGATACTCATCTCTTGGCTGGAACATCATGCTAATATTGTTCCTTGGCAGATGTTATGCTCAGAGAAGGGAGCCAAATTAAAAGTAATCCCCGTAGACGAAACAGGACAGATTATCTTAAGTGAGTATCAAAGATTATTAACGCCTAAGACTCGTATAGTTGCATTTACACAAGTTTCAAATGCATTGGGAACTGTTACACCTGCGGATACAATGATCGAAATGGCTCATAAGCAAGGAGCCAAAGTTTTATTGGATGGTGCGCAAGCAGTGTCTCATATGCCTGTGGATGTACAAGCATTGGATTGCGATTTTTATGTGTTCTCCGGTCATAAGGTATTTGCACCAACTGGAATCGGAGTTTTATTCGGTAAGAAGGAAATTTTAGATCAAATGACTCCATGGCAGGGCGGTGGAAATATGATCCAAGATGTTACCTTTGAAAGAACAGTTTATCAACCGGCTCCTTTCCGTTTCGAAGCGGGCACCGGTAATATCGCGGATGCAGTAGGTTTAGGCGCGGCTATCGATTATCTAAACAAATTCGGAATGGTACGTATCGCAGAATATGAACATTCTCTTTTGGAATATGGAACTAAGGAATTAAAAAAAGTTCCCGGCTTGAAGATGATCGGAACTGCACCGGATAAAGCCGGGGTATTATCTTTCGTATTAGACGGTTTTAAAACGGAAGATGTAGGAAGATATTTAGCTCAAGAAGGAATTGCTGTCAGATCAGGACATCACTGCGCTCAGCCTATTTTGAGAAGATTCGGATTGGAAAGTACTGTCAGGCCTTCTTTAGCA
- a CDS encoding family 2A encapsulin nanocompartment shell protein, with protein MAENSIPQHSLGDNAARKLANTTKTQAQYDLITPRWLVRLLDWKPLESGTLRVNRVKDNSSVEVLCGQKDEQPLPETFVDYEEKPREYTLSAISTVLDVHTRVSDLFSNPHDQIQEQLRLTIESVKERQENELINNEDYGLLKNVPKKQRIQTRKGAPTPDDLDELISKVWKEPSFFLAHPLAVAAFGRECTRRGVPPATVSLFGAQFLTWRGLPIIPTDKLLVGGEIAPKAPGGITNILLLRVGEKKQGVIGLYQPGLPGEQTPGLSVRFMGINRSAIGSYLISLYCSAAVLTDDAIAVLENVDVGNYYEYK; from the coding sequence ATGGCTGAAAATAGCATTCCGCAACATTCTTTGGGAGATAACGCAGCTCGCAAACTTGCAAATACAACTAAAACACAAGCACAGTATGATTTAATCACTCCTCGTTGGTTAGTTCGTTTATTGGATTGGAAACCTTTAGAATCCGGAACCTTGAGAGTGAATAGAGTGAAAGACAATAGCTCCGTCGAAGTTCTTTGCGGACAGAAAGATGAACAACCGCTTCCGGAAACTTTCGTAGACTATGAGGAAAAACCTAGAGAATATACATTGAGTGCGATATCCACAGTATTGGATGTTCATACTAGAGTTTCTGACTTATTTAGCAATCCTCACGATCAGATCCAAGAACAACTTAGACTTACTATCGAAAGTGTTAAAGAGCGCCAAGAGAACGAGTTAATCAATAACGAAGATTATGGTTTATTGAAGAATGTTCCTAAAAAACAACGGATCCAAACTAGAAAGGGAGCTCCCACTCCGGACGATCTGGATGAGTTGATTTCTAAAGTTTGGAAAGAACCTTCTTTCTTCTTAGCGCATCCATTGGCAGTAGCCGCTTTCGGTAGAGAATGTACTCGCAGAGGAGTTCCACCGGCTACAGTATCTCTTTTCGGAGCACAGTTCTTAACTTGGAGAGGACTTCCTATCATTCCTACTGATAAACTTTTGGTAGGAGGAGAGATTGCACCTAAGGCTCCTGGTGGGATAACCAATATTCTTCTTTTAAGAGTGGGTGAAAAGAAGCAAGGTGTGATTGGATTATACCAACCAGGTTTACCTGGGGAACAAACTCCAGGACTTTCTGTTCGTTTTATGGGGATCAATCGTTCTGCAATCGGTTCTTATTTGATCTCTCTCTATTGCTCTGCTGCTGTTCTGACCGATGATGCGATCGCCGTTTTAGAAAACGTGGATGTAGGCAATTATTATGAGTACAAGTGA